One genomic segment of Cololabis saira isolate AMF1-May2022 chromosome 22, fColSai1.1, whole genome shotgun sequence includes these proteins:
- the LOC133423411 gene encoding caspase recruitment domain-containing protein 8-like has translation MSFRKKPRFLIRKDGLDWNQTDDGGPGELFSEETSSESSSEETQQREEEDSNLGEGCEPFIRMKPIPASNAPPSSGPLKLSTTGSCERKEKSCSRSRSSSFPSPTHEPSAESRALKRCGSFPAGNLSSSFEEFTPACSDESAGESYRFQCSRPGQYQCRETALVFHMKDGGQVLYRILPWSRSQLSPHHKKPAGPLFDIRCVKEGSMCQLHLPHCEIRSTGGCRFLSVAHVNDDGIQFIRPQKITETHVVINVTGFSCYGNVIDEASPSVPIRALVLPFYKPPQGPETKYRIAVLLLPKNVCLKHVKNTRKELFGDETYIETPPHCKLNPQQDYSLTTSPGGDSVEVQPTDAEFDQEYDDNYFPAFHVTYENMLEHIRLFLKDNTSHSVWDRQVSLPSSGLQRSVRSARLRLPTAERLLEVRSSLVERISESNLLKLLDKLLERRVINYDELETAKEKPNRGERTRCVVDTVRFKGQKASSEMIEILNDLDPFLCGDLALI, from the exons ATGAGCTTCAGGAAGAAACCCAGGTTCCTCATCAGGAAGGACGG CCTAGATTGGAACCAAACAGATGACGGTGGACCAGGTGAACTCTTCTCAGAGGAGACGTCCTCTGAAAGCAGCAGTGAAGAGACACAACAGCGTGAAGAAGAAGACTCCAACCTGGGAGAAGGATGTGAGCCTTTTATCAGAATGAAGCCGATCCCAGCGAGCAACGCTCCGCCTTCCTCTGGTCCTCTAAAACTCTccaccacaggttcctgtgagAGGAAGGAAAAGTCCTGCAGCAGGTCCCGTTCAAGCAGCTTTCCCTCGCCCACTCATGAACcttctgcagaaagcagagcccTAAAAAGATGTGGAAGTTTCCCTGCCGGGAACCTGAGCAGCAGCTTTGAGGAGTTCACACCTGCCTGCAGTGATGAGTCTGCTGGTGAAAGCTACAGGTTCCAGTGCTCCCGTCCAGGTCAGTACCAGTGCAGAGAGACGGCTCTGGTGTTTCACATGAAGGACGGAGGCCAGGTTCTGTACAGGATCCTTCCTTGGAGCAGGAGCCAGCTGAGCCCACATCACAAGAAGCCTGCAGGACCCCTGTTTGACATCAGGTGTGTGAAGGAGGGGTCCATGTGTCAGCTTCACCTCCCTCACTGTGAGATCCGCTCCACAGGGGGATGCCGCTTCTTGTCGGTCGCTCACGTGAACGATGATGGCATCCAGTTCATCAGACCTCAGAAGATAACAGAAACTCATGTTGTCATCAACGTCACAGGGTTTTCTTGTTACGGTAACGTCATAGATGAAGCCTCTCCCTCTGTTCCGATCCGAGCGTTGGTTCTGCCGTTCTACAAGCCTCCACAGGGTCCAGAAACCAAATACCGCATTGCTGTGCTGTTACTTCCGAAAAATGTTTGTCTTAAGCATGTGAAAAATACCAGGAAGGAATTATTTGGAGATGAGACGTACATAGAGACCCCCCCTCACTGTAAACTGAACCCCCAGCAGGATTACTCTCTGACCACCAGTCCTGGAGGAGACTCAGTTGAAGTCCAGCCTACAGATGCTGAATTTGATCAAGAGTACGATGACAATTACTTCCCAGCATTCCATGTGACTTATGAAAACATGTTGGAACATATCCGACTGTTTCTAAAGGACAACACCTCCCACAGCGTCTGGGATAGACaagtttctcttccttcctctggATTACAACGGTCTGTTAGATCAGCCCGTCTGCGTCTCCCTACAGCCGAACGTCTGCTGGAAGTCCGGAGCAGCCTCGTTGAGAGGATCTCAGAATCTAACCTCCTGAAACTGCTGGACAAACTCCTGGAGAGACGTGTCATCAATTATGATGAGTTGGAGACGGCAAAGGAGAAGCCGAACAGAGGAGAGAGAACTCGCTGTGTTGTTGATACGGTAAGGTTTAAAGGTCAAAAGGCCAGTTCAGAGATGATTGAGATTCTCAATGACCTGGACCCGTTCCTCTGTGGAGATCTGGCCTTGATCTGA